A window of Drosophila santomea strain STO CAGO 1482 chromosome X, Prin_Dsan_1.1, whole genome shotgun sequence genomic DNA:
ctttttggccaacataaaacaaacttaaattGTTGACTGCACTGCTAGCGATGGCACTGCCAGCGGCTGGGGCGGTGCGATAGTATCGAGTGGGCAAAATAACATAAGCtaataaatgtaaaacaaCAAATGGATTTGCATCAAATTATGTCAAAGCTATCTTTTGCccttaaaagtttttttttttactatcaTTATGGCATTATCTtacatttaaatgcattaCTATCAAAAATGGAATACATTATCTTAGGCAATACGCAATACATAGAATCCATCCCTAAAAGTGACCATACTCGGAAGTTTTTTCCGTATTTGCAGTCTGGCAACGCTACCACCCGTacgcttgtgtgtgtgtccgtgtgcgtgcgtgtttttttcgacttttccattgtatttttttgtggcttgcaaattgaaaaaagtGGTTTCACGTAGGATTTAAGTCGCCACAAAGAACACATCAGCTATGTCGCTATCGAGCCTGCTGCCCACGCCGACGAACGCGGTCTGGGATCGGGAGGACGAGCGTCGCCTGGCCGCCCGTGGAGCACCAAAGATCGGAGCCCTGGTCTCCGCCAAAATCGCTGCTCCGCCGTACGGACAGCGCAAGGATTGGGTTCCGCACACGGAGGCGGACTTCGGCGATGGCGGCGCGTTCCCGGAGATTCATGTGGCGCAATATCCACTAGGTGCGTTCCTAATTGTGCTTATCCCACTTTCTCTTTAGTTCCAGACGATGTCGTCGTAGTTTGGTGGTGCACATGGGCTTCTCGTGGAGAAAATAACCATTAGCACCACATTAGGTTAACACACAGATTTGCTGCGGAAGATTGGCTTGCGTAGGTCTTTGACCTTTTTAAAGCGTACTTCTGTATTTATGATCAGTATTTTAAAGCGTGCCCTATTTAATGGAAACAATTCTtccgtcttcttcttcttgaCAGGTCTGGGAGCACCAGGAAATGTGGGCAAGAAATCGGATGCTCTGGCCGTTCGCCTGGACGACAAGGGAAAGGTCAAATACGATGCCATAGCGCGCCAAGGACATGGCAAGGACAAGATTGTGTACTCGTCCATTTCGCAATTGCTGCCGGCGGAGGTGTTGGCTGAAGATGCGGATGAACTGCAGCGTCCAGACGAGGAAACGGTGATGGAGACGACGGAAGAGACGCGCCTGGCGCTGGAGAAGCTGACCAACCAGAAGATCACCTCAGCGCTGCCCGTGCGCCATGCTCAAAAGGCGGGTCCCGCCCAGTACATCCGATACACACCCTCGCAGCAGGGCGATGCCTTCAATTCGGGCGCCAAGCAGCGTGTCATCCGGATGGTGGAGGCGCAGCTTGATCCGATGGAGCCGCCAAAGTTCCGCATCAACAAGAAGATTCCACGAGGGCCTCCATCGCCGCCGGCACCTGTCCTCCACTCACCATCACGCAAGGTGACGGTCAAAGAGCAAAAGGAGTGGAAGATCCCGCCCTGCATATCGAACTGGAAGAACGCCAAAGGTTCTACCCAATACATGACTTATATCATCTTTATGTTGCTAATTGAAACTTTACCTCGATTTCAGGTTATACCATTCCACTGGACAAGCGTCTGGCTGCCGATGGACGTGGTCTGCAGCAGGTGCACATCAACGAGAAGTTCGCCAAGATGGCCGAGGCGTTGTACATAGCCGATCGAAAGGCCCGCGAGGCGGTCGAGGCACGCGCCCAGCTGGAGAAGAAGCTGGCCcaaaaggagaaggaaaagAAGGAGGACATGCTGCGTATGATGGCGCAGCGGGCTCGCGAAGAGCGAGCAGGACTCCGCAATCCGGAGGCAAACGAGCCATCAGGACCGGGAGCTGGAGGAGCCGAGGCGCGTGAACGCAACGACTTGCGGGCGGAGCGACAAAGGGAGCGCCAGCGGGATAGAAACCTGCAGCGGGCGGCACCTGAAAAGCGATCAAAACTGCAGAGGGAGAGGGAGCGTGACATTTCCGAGCAGATCGCTTTGGGTTTGCCCGCCAAGAGTGCCGGCAACGGTGAAACCCTCTTCGATCAGCGTCTCTTCAACACCACCAAGGGCATGGACTCCGGTTACGGTGATGACGAGGCGTACAACGTGTACGACAAGCCGTGGCGCGATTCCAATACACTGGGCGCCCACATCTACCGACCCAGCAAGCAGGCGGATAGCGATAACTACGGCGGTGATCTGGATGCCATTGTAAATACCAAACGCTTTGTGCCAGACAAGCAGTTCTCCGGTGCCTCCAGGGATGCGGCCGCTGGTCAGCGGAGTGGACCCGTCGAATTCGAGAAGGAGGAGGATCCGTTCGGTCTGGATCAGTTCTTGAACATGGCCAAAAAGGCGCCCAAGCGAGCCGAGGAGAAGAATAACGAGCGCAGCAGCCATTCGGATCGCAAGCGAAGCAGGCGCGATTAGATAAAAGCTTTAGCGTGAGGATCAGCAATCATCGTTGTaccgtcatcatcatcgcaaACACCATCATCATTCATCAACCAAACAAACTTTTTTTAACTACTCCAACAACTTGGCGAGAATTTCAATAATAATCACAGGATCTTGACATAACATGATTGTGTACTTACGGGTGGCTTTCCTCTTACTTGGCTTTAGTCATCCTCCAATTCAGAGGAACCGCAACCAGTCCACATGTGATCCAGAATCACAAACTGGACAGTGGTAATTAGTATCACTGGAGTGATGATGGGATTGCTTTGTACGTGCGCATCTATGCGGATAATGGTACAAGCCGGGGGATTAGGAGTATTTGCTTCCGGATCTATAATAAAATACACAATATATAATAGAATGCTGctaacttttaaaatatgaaGGCCATTCTTTTGGCGCCATGGAATCAATGAATAAAGTGACCAGCTGTTGCCAATAAGCTTTCCAACGGACCTTTTTGTAGTATGTTGCCCCTCCATTTAATTTCTTAGATTAAATGGAAACGTGTacacaattattttaaaaacaaataacccTAAAAACCTAGCTATAACTTTTATTGCTCAATTTAAatcttttaatttgtttactaggaaaatatataatgaaCAACAAAAGATATACCTAATTTTCGCCAGTATTTTTAGAGCAGCTTTTTGGTCTGCACGTGCGCTGGTCACACTGTGTGACATTGAGTTGACTTTAGTTGCATTagtttaattgcaattttacTCGATTTATTCGCAAACAACTGAGCAGCCCAACGCCGAAACTCGCACGGCAAGAGTCCACAACACCATTCGCCGCATCCCGGAGAGAATGCGCTATCCTCGCGGCGAACTCCACGGATTCAACGGGTTCTAGCGGCCGCGAGGTGTTCCGAGGAGCTCTGGGATTCTAGTACCACCTCCTCCACTCCGCCGAACCACAACAAACGATCCCAACCGATCCAATATTATGTAAGTTGAGCGTGCCCGCGTCGTGGTTGGTAAACAACCATCATATCATCGGAAGCCAACCCACTATTTCACTGCCCAAGGAGCAGTAAGCCTATATTATATTGCCCTCGCAGCTGACCTTTCTAGAAccaaaataaactttaataaCCAAcgttgtaaacaaatatgcaTGTATGCACGTATGTCTATAGGCAAGGGAATCACGATCCTATGTATGCTTGCGAGCTATAGTATATGTATTGTGTTACAGATTCTATAGAAACGTAGGAAATCCCAGATAGTTAGCACCATTTAACAGCTgaataataagaaaataaatcaGTAGCATTTGTATCTGAATCAATCTTATATTCGTATCATTTGCAGAACTTACCGGCACAGGATCCACATTCGCGATGCGTTCTCGCAGCAATTCGGGCGTCCGTTTGGACTACTACCAGCGCATAGTGCATCGTCTGATTCTGGCCCACCAGGAACCGGTCACCGGTCTCTTCCCCGCCTCCAATGTGAACTCGCACGCCTGGATCAGGGACAATGTGTACTGCATCCTGGCCGTTTGGGGCTTGTCCATGGCGTACAAGAAGATTGCCGATCAGGACGAGGATCGTGCCAAGTGCTACGAGCTAGAGCAGAGCTGTGTGAAGCTGATGCGCGGCCTGCTCATGGCCATGATGAACCAGAAGGACAAGGTGGAGAAGTTCAAGATGACCCAGAGCCCCTACGATTCGCTGCACGCCAAGTACTCCAGCAAGAACGGCCTGCCCGTGGTCGGCGACAATGAGTGGGGTCATCTACAGATCGATGCCGTCTCCCTGTACCTGCTGATCCTGGCCCAGATGACGGCCTCCGGTCTGCAGATCGTCTTCTCCCTGGACGAGGTGTCCTTCATCCAGAATCTGGTCTTCTACATCGAGTCAGCCTACTCGATTCCCGACTACGGCATTTGGGAGCGCGGCGACAAAACCAATCATGGTGAGCAATATTATTCATCGGAAGGCATTGTATATTTTGGTTCTGAAGAAAATTGGTTCTGAAGAAAATTGGTTCTGATGTATCAATAGTTTTGTATACATTCTTTcttatatttcattttgtttggcGTTTATCGAAAACAATACTTTTGATAAAGAATACAACTTCAATTCAATTGTAATCAAATGAAACAAATAGTACGGCCAAATGGGTATTAACAAGTTCATTATCTTATCTCgcaaagaggaaaaaaatcagcataattataatttgcaattaaataaatctgATTAGATAAATGTTAATATGCATACACAATATTCCAGGTGAACCGGAGCTGAATGCCAGCTCCATTGGCATGGCAAAGGCGGCCCTGGAGGCCATGAACGAGCTGGATCTGTTCGGAGCCCGTGGCGGTCCGGCCAGCGTGATCCATGTGCTGGCCGACGAGGCCCACAAGTGCCAGGCGGTGCTCCAGTCGATGCTGCCCCGCGAGTCCAACAGCAAGGAATTGGATTCTGGACTGCTGTGCGTCATCGGCTTCCCCGCCTTTGCTGTGGACGATGCCCAGCTGATACACAACACCAAGGACGCCATTCTGTCCCGACTGCAGGGCAAATACGGCTGCAAGAGATTCTTGCGCGATGGCTATCGCACACCCAAGGAGGATCCCTCCCGGCTCTACTACGAGCGCTGGGAGCTGCGCATGTTCGAGAACATCGAGTGCGAGTGGCCGCTATTCTACTGCTACCTAATCCTGTTCCACGCCTTCCAGAGCGACAAGCGGGCGGTGGAGGAGTACGCCAGCCGGCTGGAGAAGATCATGGTGCGCTCGGAAGATGGCATTCTGCTTGTACCTGAGAGCTATGCAGTGCCGCAGGATCTGGTGGGCTTTGAGTATCAGAAGCCGGGTTCGCAGGTCCGCGAAGTGGTCGGTCGGTGTCCCTTCCTGTGGGGTCAGTCTCTATTCATCCTCGGAAGATTGCTGCAGGAGGTGAGCAATCATTATACCTTTTATATGAAGTTTCTTCCTTATCTAAACATTGGTTTAATCgaactttttaatatttgattaGGGTTTTCTGGCCGTGGGCGAGTTGGATCCCTTGAATCGTCGGCTGGGCGCTCAAAAGAAGCCGGACGTCGTCGTCCAAGTGGTCATCATTGCCGAGGACAACGAGATCCGCGACAAGCTGGCCGAACACGATCTGCACGTGCAGACGATCGCGGAAGTGGCACCCATTGAGGTGCAACCCGCTCGAGTGCTGAGTCACCTGTACACCTACCTGGGACGCAACAGGAAACTGGGATTGAGCGGCAGGAAGTCCAGGGATGTGGGCATCCTCAGCACCAGTAAGCTCTACTCGCTGAAGGATCGCATATTTGCCTTCACCCCGCAGGTGAGTGACAATGAAGTCCAGTTGGCCTCCTCGGATTATCCAAGCAACCCGGCCACCCCGTTCCCTGAATCCCCAGACCTCCCACTTGCCCCAATGCTctatgtttttatatatttttcattgtACTTTTGGTCAGGGATGCAAACCGCTCTAGACATAGGAAACGTATTGGCTGGGTTTTTGAACAAGTATCATATTTAACAATACTTATTAACAAGTGTAGCTTTGAAAACAgcttattaaacaaataatatgGACTATAAGTTATGAACTGTACTCTTTGGCAAGACTTCTTTAGTTTAGAGACTTGCAAAGTGCATAATCCCGAATGAATAGTACTTGAAAAGAGCGAAAAAGAGGGTGAAACTATTCAAGTCATTGTATGATATGCCAGGTTAATGTAGTAGATCGGTTTGCATCCTGCGACTCCACGATTGACTTATGATTTCTACCGTTTATTACGCATCAGTTCGCCGACCTGTCGCGCTTCTATATCGCCTCCGATAACGAACTCATGATCGACATCCTCAAGGGCGAGATAAATTTCCTCAAGTCCGCTTGGGATCTGCTGGGTCGTCCGCTGGTCACCCTGGTGCTGAAGCGCATCCATCTAGGTCGGTCAACGCGGAGACAGAGAGCCGTGAATCGTTTACTTCACTCCATGtctttatttaactttttgattttatacTTATCTATTGATTTATTCAACTATTGTTTATTGTGCGCGGGTTATTTTATGCTCCCCCTCCCCATTCCCACCGACTGTTTTACTCCCCATATCTTTTTGTGAATTGCTCTGTTGAATTGATTAATTTGCAAGGGTTTGCttttggtattggtattggtattgttTATCAATTAATTGACACGCACACTCGACCCAcacaaatgcacacacacacactcgacACACTTAACTCTATCAAAAATGAATCGGTTGCTCAAGATCTGGAATTCGGTGCTCCTCAAATGCTTTGTCTTCCCTtcgaaaaataataattgatcTTGACCCTAAGTTGATTCCCAGTTTTGGGCAGCTGGTTCTGCAAATTAGTTACTTTACTGTCAGCTTCTTAGTTGTTTACCGCTTTTAGTTAACTTTAGTTTGGTTATGGTAATATACGCACACACTCAACCATATATGCTATGCTATATGctatgtatatactttatcACACATactttaacttaaatatctcTTACATGCAATTGCGGTCTAAGTAATAGTACCTTAAATGCCTTTCGAGCATTCCAAATGGATTACTTAAGCCgcaaatatattaatttttagttaaatGTAGCTTTAGTTtagctaatttatttatcaacGCGCTGCTCTAGACTTTTATTCCCCTATAATTTCAATTCCCATGTTCCTCAAAACCTTGAAAATTGGCCAATGAAATGTTGAAAGAAAAGTGAGattgaaaatcgaaatcaaaaaaccaaaaaaacatCCTTTCTTCTCTTTATTTTATCCCAAATAAATGTAATGAATatacacaacaacaacaacaactacaacaactgcaacaacaacaacaacaaccacactCACACAGCATATCGACTATGAAGAATATTATACAACACGCGATCCCGATTTGCTTGCCAGCAATTTTACCACAAATTTAGCATTCTTGACCAACAATTGGCGCCACATGTTGGGCAGGCCGACAATCACACTAATGGCAACCCACTATATGCTAGGTAACTACCcgaaatcaacaaaaaaaaaactaaacaacaaattgtaaaaaccaaaaaccaaaccacCCAGCTCGATTATATGCATTGCCACCTAAAATCCCCCGATCCCCAAGTCAAAATCCGATTCCCACTTTGCACCCAAATGGCAAATACACTCGATTCCAGGAAACCCACTGCATAACTTCTATATACTTCTATATACCCTAcacacaaaagccaaacaattgTTATTGATAATACGATCTGTGATCTGAGATCTGTGATCTGTGATCTGAGATCTGAGATCTGTGATCTTTGCTCTGTGACCTGTGACCCCTGCTTGTGTCTGCTTCGTAAATGGCCTGACTGCTTCTGCTCTTTCTGCTCGCTTTTCTCAGTGTACTTACTATCTTTTACTCCTATTTCCTCTCTGTGACCCTCTGAACACCTATATCTTGTGAAAGTTATCTACAAAACTAGTTACTTGCGATCAACAATACCATTAGATCCAATGAAATTGTAAAGAAAGTAAGCCTTCATTAGACTCCGATCACTTTCTTCAAGATATTTAGCTTCCTTGGATTCCTGGACTTCTGACCTATCCTATACACTGTCTCATGACTTAACTATGCGCCATACAATACCACACAACGAAGACGACTAGATGGATACACAGCATTTAGACAAACTCCCAAAAAGTTGACACTTAAAGGCTGCTGACCTGGGACAATTACAGAACACTACTTTGCGTAAATAACTCCATGTGTGAATAAAACAATTACTGATGTATTTGCACTGCATTTGGCTTGCACCTAACTCTAAACGCAGACTAATTGCCGATGGTGCTGGAATCCTGTGcttctatctatctatctatcttgGTTACCTTGTTGTATTTTGTGTGACTAACCCGTAGTTCTTAAGCGGCGCTCCTAACCCAATCCACAACCGAGCATCCCAGCCAGATCATGATCCACATACTCATTGCTATGAACCAAACACTATGCCATGAACACAATGCTAACATGATTCACTTGGATGCGCTGCGGAATCCACAGATCAGGACAAGATTCCGCTGGCCATGATCCAGACGATGAGGAAACTGAAGTCGGGCTACATCAATGGCACACGCGTGATGCTGGGCAGCCTGAAGGACTTCCTCAACACCTCGGCCATCACGGATCTGAGCTTTCTGGGCAGCACGGAGGACGGCTATCCGGACCGCCTGCATCCGGATGTGCAGACCTATCTGGATGAGCATCTGCTGCGCTCGTTCAGCAATCGCAGCACCATGAATCTGCGGGGCGGTCAGCTGCGTCCGCGGACATTGAGGCGTCGCATGTCCTGCAAAGGAGCCATCAAGAAGACGCGCTCCATCAACGTGGACTGTGAGTGCTTGCTGACCTTTGATGCCATAGtatttttgattattattgTATTATGCTGTTGCCATCGTCTTTCAGCCGACAACCTGGGCATGGAGGGACCTTCGCCGCTGACGGAACGTCGCCTCTCCTCGATTGTGCCACCTCCGTGGCTGCAGGCCAACAAGCAGAGCCACGTCAGTGTGTTCGCCACGACGCCGGAGGAGGGACCCACCAGCTCACCGCTGAGCCTGGGCAACGAGCTCATCCGGGAGAACATCTATCCGGTGGATCCGCACCACAGTCGCTCGGCGATCGACAGACGCAGCGAGTTTGTCCGCCAGCAAGAGAGTTAGTTTCCCTTTTTGTCCTCCACTTTATAGTTAATTAGTTagtttttcaatatttgttaCACTTTTGCCATGCCAATGAATTGCAATCagtgtatatttttattcacttAGTTGAGTTAATTAACTACTTTGAGTTAATATTAATCTTAATTTCTCTATACTTTTGCTAATTTTTCGTTTTGGCACCTGCCTTCTGTTTTCATTCATTTCTTATGTATAATTTCGATTGGCCCACCTTCGTTCCGATCTGCGAATTTGATAGTAACAGTGCCAAAAATTCTAATACAACGCCATCGTGCCGAAACCAACTTCGCGGACACAGAGGTGGAGGAGCTGATTGCGATGCTGCGCGAAACGGAGAATCTCGAGGAGCAGGGCGACATCCTACAGTACCTGGTGGACACTCAGGGTCTGGACTTCAATACGGGTGAGCTCACATTTCGCGTAAACGATGCCACTGTTTCCACTTGAAACTAGGTTCTGGGCAGCTTTGCTTCTCAGTCGGCTGTGCATTACATACACAACTGCTCTACAATTGCCACAAAGAAGCACATGCACTTGCCAAAAATACACGCAAATACTCACACCGCTAAACACTCGGTTAACATTAAACTGGAGGCTAAGAGGTTTCAGTTTTCAGATGGTTGCTACAACAGTTGGAGTATGTTTTCatcatttgtatatttatttaaaagctaAATGCTTAAAAGAACAAGAAAGTTGTATTGTAATAGTAGATAAATAATCAGCAATTTCCTGTGCAGAAAACTCGAAACTGTTGTAGAATACCTTAAGTGATAGGAAAAGTCGGCATTGAACCATTTACTTAGCATTTGCTGTACTCACTCCGTTGTTTTTACCCCGTACTCCTGTCGTTTTTGTCTCGTGCCTCGTCCTTCGTATCGTAATCGTACCGTACTCCTGCACGGCGCTTAACAGCCGGCCTGGGATTTAAGAATAAACCGGAGGATAATGGCACACCCACCTCGAATGCCAATAACGCCGGTAAGTCCGTCGATCCGTCTTGTGTtgaatgttgttgttgtgcggGCTTTGTATCCATTGGAGTCCCTGTGTTCCGGTTACCCACTTCCTATCCATATCCTACTCCCTTCTCCAGACACTTGTATACCCTATATCCTCTACCCTCTATTCTCTATGTACCCATTACCCCACCCATGGTATCCATTCTCaatttgtttctattttttgtgGTGTTTCCAAACTGACATGCCATCTGAACTGCTGCATCATCGCTTTGCTTTGGGTTATTGCTTTTTACTTTATAATTTCcatcaataatattttaataatggTTGTAGTACAGTCGAActttatactttatactttatatacaTCATTAAAATGATTGCAATATTCAATTGCATTAAGAAGTTCGACTGTATTTGCCATTAAAACCGCTCTGCTTTAAGTTATGTCTTAACTAGCACTATTAATCTCACATTTTGGCCATGTTTTTCTAACGAACTTTAATtctttaacattttattttattttcttcgaCCGACCACGCATTTAACGCCACATGAAACACACGTACATTCCGCATAATCCTCGCGCGCACCAACTTACATTAACTCAAAATCCATTTCCACGCCCTCAACCAAATCCTAACCCGACTAACCCAATCCATAACAAAATCCATAACCCGGCAATAaaacccgaaaaaaaaaaactaaagagCTCGAGCAAGCGTTTGTGGATGATGTGGTGCTGGAACtggctggtggtggtgctgcaggTGCAGGTGCAGGTGCAGGTGATGGGGCCAAGAAGAGCCCAACGATTGTCCTGCCCAAGGTGATCATCGATGCTGCTACAATTCCAGCCGGCACTGGCACCGATCCGGATAGTGCCGCTCATCCGAGTGCCGcaaccgccgccgccgccgccgccgccaccgccagCAGCAATAGCCAGTGCATCGGCAACACTAGCAACGTTAGCAACGTTAGCAACgttagcagcagcagcagcagcaacatcagcaaccacaacaacatgAGCCCACATGAGAATAACCACGATTCTTCCCAATCCGAAGGCATGCTCGAAGAGGGACGCGTGGTGACCGTGCGGGATCTGCTGAAGGGACTCTACGAGAAGGCCTGCCAGCAGAAGCTCTGGGGACTCGTCCGTCACACGGCCGGCATGCTGGGCAAACGGGTGGAGGACTTGGCCAAGGCGGTCACGGATCTGCTCGTCCGGCAGAAGCAGGTCACCGTCGGAATGCCGCCAAACAATGAGCACACCATTACGGCGCCGCTGCCGGAAGTCGAGCTGCGTCAGCTCATCCACGATGTGAGTAATGCAATCACGTTCAATGGAGATTACCTGCTAACATGTGTGCGTGCTATGCAACCAGGCCTATGGCGACGATGAGAGTACGGCGATGCTGACGCAGGAGCTGATGGTCTACCTGGCCATGTTCATACGCACCGAGCCGCAGCTGTTCCACGAGATGCTGCGCCTGCGCGTCGGCCTGATCATCCAGGTAATGGCCAAGGAGCTGTCCCGCACCCTCAACTGCGACGGCGAGGCGGCGTCGGAGCATTTACTTAACCTCTCGCCCTTCGAGATGAAGAATCTCCTGTACCACATACTCAGCGGCAAGGAGTTTGCCGTCAGCAGCGGTGAGTGGGCAGTCgcccaaataaatattaaataatgaatataaataaatgaaatatttgtaaaatactCACTGCTTCCAGTGGCCCGTGGCAATCTGTCCATTGTGAGCTGCAAGAGCAGCCGCGTCAGCAAGAAGAGCCAAATCGGTCTGGGCGATCCGGAGGGCGAGGACGCCCTGATAGCCACCATTGACGACAGGCAGGGCCAGTGGCTGCGCCGCCGGCGGCTGGACGGCGCCCTCAATCGTGTGCCCCGCGACTTCTATTCGCGCGTGTGGACCGTGCTGGAGAAGTGCCAGGGTCTGGCCATCGAGGGACGTGTCCTGCAGCAGAGTCTCACCCAGGAGATGACGCCGGGCGAACTGAAGTTTGCGCTGGAAGTGGAGACGGCACTCAATCAGATACCGCAGCCCGAGTACAGGCAGCTGGTGGTCGAGGCCCTAATGGTGCTCACGCTCGTCACCGAGCACAATATGGTGCCCACACTGGGTGGCATCATCTACGTGGAGCATCTGGTGCACAAGGCCAATCAGCTGTTCCTCGAGGATCAGCGCAAGGTGCAGGGCGATGCCACGCTGTGCTGTGCCAAGATCAAGGACggcaaggagcagcagcaggccgcCTCCGGCATGCTACTCTGCGGCGGTGCCGCCTACATATGCCAGCACCTCTACGACAGGTGAGTGAAGGCATCCAAAACGCTGATTGCCCCACTAATCGTTGGCCATCTATTGCAGTGCACCCAGCGGCAGTTATGGAACCATGACCTACATGTCCCGGGCGGTGGCCCTTGTGCTCGACTGTGTGCCCAAGCACGGCGAGATGGAGTGCGCCATCTCCTGAAGCGGTCGGCGTTCAGTTGACTTAATTATAATGCCAAAATCTCTGCAACTCTGGATACGTCCGTTCTTGTTCTCGTTCTCGCTCGCACGCAGTCTAGCGCCACTCCCTCCGTCTCTCTCTACATCGATCGATCCTGCCTCTTTTTGCTGTCTCTTTCTTTCTGACCGCTGACCCCTAACCCCAAGCCCAACGACAGAGGGCACATGTATATATTCTTTTGACCGACGACCTCTTCCCGCCCCCGAAAAACACTTTGTTAACGTGTTCGTTTTGTTCTGaccaaaaatgaaatgtgtAAGCCAATTTGAAATGGTATTAActcacatatgtatgtgctgaGACCTTGGAAAGATACTCCATAAACTACACCCCAGAAACGATCCTAACCCCAATCCCACATTTAGTAAGCCAACTCACGCTGCTCGATACAGATTTGTGTTTTGTACTGGCGGCTGTTTTACAGCGACAActattttgattgttttaacttttgtatatttaaatgaccttattttatatattatattatacgTTTGAATTGTAAAGTTGAACGCGCAGCAAgttttacaataaaaatgtgtttgcAATGTTCGACAAGTCTTTCAATCTGCGTGGTTTTCCGATTTTAAGAAATAAGAACGCATTTGGTTTAGTTTTGTTaagcataaatatatatcatttattcctttttttttctgtttaatGGTCTTCAATTTGCGCACATCAAATGTTTACAACAATTGTATTCATTTACAAGTTCGTTTAGTTGTTGGTTTGATGGAGTTTTAGacatttttgaaatgttttggTTTGATCGCACGCATCCACTCGTCCTCGAATCAAAAGCTCGGCTTGCAACATATCGATTTGTTTCACAATTAAGTAGAAGGATTACACGAAGCGGACAAATTTAGCGAGAAAGTGTGCGATTTTGAGAGTGGGTGTGTGTAATATAAATGCtaatgtgtttgtgtgtggttTATTAGTGTAAACAAAACGTGTAAGATTAGCGATGATGTTAAACGAGAgttcataattaaaa
This region includes:
- the LOC120456777 gene encoding puff-specific protein Bx42, translated to MSLSSLLPTPTNAVWDREDERRLAARGAPKIGALVSAKIAAPPYGQRKDWVPHTEADFGDGGAFPEIHVAQYPLGLGAPGNVGKKSDALAVRLDDKGKVKYDAIARQGHGKDKIVYSSISQLLPAEVLAEDADELQRPDEETVMETTEETRLALEKLTNQKITSALPVRHAQKAGPAQYIRYTPSQQGDAFNSGAKQRVIRMVEAQLDPMEPPKFRINKKIPRGPPSPPAPVLHSPSRKVTVKEQKEWKIPPCISNWKNAKGYTIPLDKRLAADGRGLQQVHINEKFAKMAEALYIADRKAREAVEARAQLEKKLAQKEKEKKEDMLRMMAQRAREERAGLRNPEANEPSGPGAGGAEARERNDLRAERQRERQRDRNLQRAAPEKRSKLQRERERDISEQIALGLPAKSAGNGETLFDQRLFNTTKGMDSGYGDDEAYNVYDKPWRDSNTLGAHIYRPSKQADSDNYGGDLDAIVNTKRFVPDKQFSGASRDAAAGQRSGPVEFEKEEDPFGLDQFLNMAKKAPKRAEEKNNERSSHSDRKRSRRD